One stretch of Patescibacteria group bacterium DNA includes these proteins:
- the dprA gene encoding DNA-processing protein DprA: MSLPEKAYWVAFGQISRLTPVRFKKIISYFPSLETAWFASRDEFHRAGLDQEAVDDFFIKRSTLNPAELWQRVVDEDIAVATINDPNYPAILKEIYDPPPFLYYRGNLENPDEFRLAVVGTRKTSPYGRQVAEELVRDLAVQKLCIVSGLALGIDSLAHEAALSTGGRTIAVLGSGLDRASIYPHTNRRLAERIVDSGGAVVSELPLGSLALKHHFPARNRIISGLALGTLVVEAGEESGSLITARAALDQGREVFAVPGPIHSPTAAGPNALIKMGAHPVTEWRDILEALNLNQVKNYIENQKILPASSEEEKILALLTREPTHIDAIIKQCGIPAAAVAGALSLMEMKGKVRNLGGMNYVLGR; the protein is encoded by the coding sequence GTGTCTCTTCCCGAAAAAGCCTACTGGGTCGCTTTTGGCCAAATTTCACGCCTCACGCCCGTAAGGTTCAAAAAAATTATTTCCTACTTCCCGTCGCTTGAAACCGCCTGGTTTGCAAGCCGCGACGAATTTCATCGCGCCGGCCTGGATCAGGAGGCGGTGGATGATTTTTTTATTAAACGCTCCACCCTGAATCCGGCCGAACTCTGGCAAAGGGTGGTTGACGAGGATATCGCCGTCGCGACAATTAATGATCCAAATTATCCGGCCATACTTAAAGAAATCTATGATCCGCCGCCGTTTCTTTATTACCGCGGCAATCTTGAAAATCCGGACGAATTCCGCCTTGCCGTGGTCGGCACAAGAAAAACCTCGCCCTACGGACGACAGGTCGCCGAAGAACTAGTGCGCGATCTCGCGGTGCAAAAACTCTGCATCGTGAGCGGGCTCGCCCTTGGCATCGATTCTCTTGCCCATGAAGCCGCTCTTTCGACCGGTGGCCGCACCATCGCCGTGCTCGGCTCAGGCCTGGACCGCGCAAGCATCTATCCGCATACCAACCGTCGCTTAGCTGAACGCATCGTTGATTCCGGCGGCGCGGTCGTCTCCGAGCTGCCGCTTGGTAGCCTCGCGCTCAAGCATCATTTTCCGGCGCGCAACCGCATCATCTCCGGGCTTGCGCTCGGCACGCTCGTGGTTGAAGCCGGCGAAGAATCCGGTTCGCTCATCACCGCCCGCGCCGCTCTTGACCAGGGACGCGAAGTTTTTGCGGTTCCGGGTCCGATTCATTCCCCGACCGCCGCCGGCCCGAACGCGCTTATTAAAATGGGCGCCCACCCGGTCACCGAATGGCGCGATATATTGGAAGCGCTGAATTTGAATCAGGTCAAAAATTATATTGAAAACCAGAAAATTCTCCCAGCCTCGTCCGAAGAGGAAAAAATCCTCGCCCTACTCACCCGCGAGCCAACTCACATTGATGCAATTATCAAACAATGCGGCATCCCGGCCGCCGCCGTGGCGGGCGCGCTTTCACTCATGGAAATGAAAGGCAAGGTGCGCAATCTCGGCGGAATGAATTACGTACTCGGGAGATAA